The Fundidesulfovibrio soli genomic interval GTGGACCCGTACGTGGCCTTCAACACTGCCGTGAGCTTCGCCACCAACACCAACTGGCAGGCCTACGGCGGCGAGACCGTCATGAGCCACCTCACGCAGATGCTGGCCCTGACGGTGCAGAACTTCGCCTCCGCCGCCACGGGCATGGCCGTCATGGCCGCCCTCATCCGGGGCCTGGCCCGTCGGGAGACGGACAAGCTCGGCAACTTCTGGCGGGACCTCACGCGCTCCACGCTCTACGTGCTGCTGCCCCTCTCCGTGCTTCTGTCCGTGGCGCTCGTCTGGCAGGGCGTCCCCCAGACCCTGGCCAGCTCAGTCACGGCGAAGCTCGTCGAGCCCACGGCCTACCAACAGCCCGTGCTGGACAGCTCCGGCAATCCTGTTCTGGACGCGGCCGGGAAGCCCCGGACCCAACCGGCCTCCCGGACGGAGCAGGCCATCGCCCTGGGGCCGGTGGCCTCCCAGGTGGCCATCAAGCAACTGGGCACCAACGGCGGCGGCTTCTTCAACGCCAACTCCGCCCATCCCTTCGAGAACCCGACCCCGCTCACCAACCTGTTGGAGCTCCTGGCCATCCTGCTCATCCCGGCGGCGCTCTGCCACACCTTCGGGGTCATGGTGGGCGACAGGCGGCAGGGCTGGGCCGTGCTCATGGCCATGACCATCCTGTTCGCGGGCTTCGCCTTCCTGACCATCCTGGCCGAGACCACGCCCAGCCCCCTGCTGGCCAAGGCGGGCGTGGCGGCCGGGCCGAGCCTGGAGGGCAAGGAGGTCCGCTTCGGGGCGGCCGGGTCCGCCCTGTGGGCCGCGGCCACCACGGCCGCCTCCAACGGCTCGGTGAACGCCATGCACGACAGCTTCACCCCGCTGGGCGGCATGTGGCCCATGCTCCTCATGCAACTGGGCGAGGTGGTCTACGGCGGCGTGGGCTCCGGCCTGTACGGCATGCTGGTGTTCGCCGTGGTGTCCGTGTTCGTGGCCGGGCTCATGGTGGGGCGCACGCCGGAGTATCTCGGCAAGAAGATCGAGCCCTTTGAGACCAAGATGGCCGCCCTGGTCATCCTCATCCCGCCCTTCCTCTCCCTGATGGGCACCGCGCTGGCGGCGGTGGCCGGGCCGCCAGGCGCAATCTCCAACCCCGGGCCGCATGGCTTCAGCCAGATGCTCTACGCCTTCTCCTCCATGGGCAACAACAACGGCAGCGCCTTCGCCGGGCTCACGGCCACCTCCCCCTTCTGGACCGTGGCCGGCGGCGTGGCCATGTTCGTCTCACGCTACTGGCTCATCATCCCGGTGCTGGCCCTGGCCGGGTCGCTTGCTGGCAAGAAGCGCCTGCAGGAAGGCCCCGGCACCCTGCCCACCCACGGCCCTATCTTCGTGGCGCTGCTCATGGCGGTGGTGCTGGTGGTGGGCGCTCTCACCTTCGTTCCCGCCCTGGCGCTGGGCCCCGTGGCCGAGCACCTGGCGCTGTTCAAATAACGAGGTTTCAGACATGTCCAAGAAAGACACATCGCGCCCCCTCTTCGACCCCGCCATCGTCCGGCAGGCAGGTGTGGAGTGCTTCCGAAAGCTCACCCCCGCGAGCCAGGCCCGCAACCCGGTCATGTTCACGGTGTACGTGGGCTCAATCCTGACCAGCTTCCTGGCAGTGCAGGCCTACCTCGGCCAGGGAGAGGCCCCGTTCGGGTTCGTGGCCTCCATCTCGGCCTGGCTGTGGGCAACCGTTCTCTTCGCCAACTTCGCGGAGGCCATGGCCGAGGGCCGGGGCAAGGCCCAGGCGGCCGCCCTGCGCGGCCTGCGCCAGGACGTTAGCGCCAAGCGCCTGGTGCACCCCAGGAGGGATTCCCCATACGTACAATTCTCCGCCCAAAATCTGCACCGTGGCGACCTTGTGCTGGTGGAGGCCGGAGACATCATCCCCTCCGACGGCGAGATCGTCGAGGGCATCGCCTCGGTGGACGAAGCGGCCATCACCGGCGAGAGCGCCCCGGTCATCCGGGAGGCCGGAGGCGACCGCAGCGCCGTCACCGGCGGCACGCGCCTGCTGTCCGACTGGCTGATC includes:
- the kdpA gene encoding potassium-transporting ATPase subunit KdpA, with translation MKTTDLIQYLFYLALLLGASWPLGLYIARVYQDRPCGLDRALGPVERLLYRLCGVDASKEMDWKTYAVAVVALNALGLVAAYAIQRLQGGLPLNPAGLPGVDPYVAFNTAVSFATNTNWQAYGGETVMSHLTQMLALTVQNFASAATGMAVMAALIRGLARRETDKLGNFWRDLTRSTLYVLLPLSVLLSVALVWQGVPQTLASSVTAKLVEPTAYQQPVLDSSGNPVLDAAGKPRTQPASRTEQAIALGPVASQVAIKQLGTNGGGFFNANSAHPFENPTPLTNLLELLAILLIPAALCHTFGVMVGDRRQGWAVLMAMTILFAGFAFLTILAETTPSPLLAKAGVAAGPSLEGKEVRFGAAGSALWAAATTAASNGSVNAMHDSFTPLGGMWPMLLMQLGEVVYGGVGSGLYGMLVFAVVSVFVAGLMVGRTPEYLGKKIEPFETKMAALVILIPPFLSLMGTALAAVAGPPGAISNPGPHGFSQMLYAFSSMGNNNGSAFAGLTATSPFWTVAGGVAMFVSRYWLIIPVLALAGSLAGKKRLQEGPGTLPTHGPIFVALLMAVVLVVGALTFVPALALGPVAEHLALFK